One stretch of Serinicoccus hydrothermalis DNA includes these proteins:
- a CDS encoding PadR family transcriptional regulator produces the protein MEADQWPGEWLRGVLGVCVLRILLDGPSYGYAITQRLAEAGLGKVKGGTLYPLLSRLEEAGHVAVEWRPGEGGPGRKFYALTEQGRVLAGEQAARWADFTTVTRGLTDAAARTV, from the coding sequence ATGGAAGCGGACCAGTGGCCGGGCGAGTGGCTCCGTGGGGTGCTCGGGGTGTGCGTGCTGCGCATCCTGCTCGACGGACCCAGCTACGGCTACGCCATCACTCAGCGCCTCGCCGAGGCCGGCCTGGGCAAGGTCAAGGGCGGCACCCTCTACCCCCTGCTGTCCCGCCTCGAGGAGGCCGGGCACGTGGCGGTCGAGTGGCGCCCCGGCGAGGGCGGGCCCGGCCGCAAGTTCTACGCCCTGACCGAGCAGGGGCGCGTCCTGGCCGGTGAGCAGGCAGCTCGCTGGGCCGACTTCACCACCGTCACGCGGGGGCTGACCGACGCGGCCGCCCGCACCGTCTGA
- a CDS encoding DUF1345 domain-containing protein gives MLTKMRSWPWWLPESRRTVLVILLSLPVALLVRGRPRSLEEIPAHVSDSAVIFLLIYLVIYTVFTLVVLVRSSRAEMEEWARAEDRGSWAQRYVYGTAPGPGVSLFIGAAALLVTIVWMPGEVIENSAFSAGVRVLLGVSLVVVSWVAVAVSFTVAYLVEDVQSGGKALGFPGKEVQYRPLADYAYLALAVSTTFGTTDVDLRTGQVRRTATVHTVVAFVFNTVVLAVVVSLLA, from the coding sequence GTGCTGACGAAGATGCGCAGCTGGCCCTGGTGGCTGCCCGAGTCCCGGCGCACCGTGCTGGTGATCCTGCTGTCCCTGCCGGTGGCCCTGCTCGTGCGCGGACGCCCGCGCAGCCTCGAGGAGATCCCCGCCCACGTCAGCGACAGTGCGGTGATCTTCCTGCTCATCTACCTCGTCATCTACACCGTCTTCACGCTCGTGGTGCTCGTCCGCTCTTCGCGGGCCGAGATGGAGGAGTGGGCACGGGCCGAGGACCGCGGCTCGTGGGCGCAGCGCTACGTCTACGGCACCGCGCCCGGGCCGGGGGTGTCGCTCTTCATCGGGGCGGCGGCGCTGCTGGTCACCATCGTCTGGATGCCCGGCGAGGTGATCGAGAACTCTGCCTTCTCCGCCGGGGTGCGGGTGCTGCTCGGGGTCTCGCTCGTCGTGGTGTCGTGGGTCGCGGTCGCCGTGTCCTTCACCGTCGCCTACCTCGTCGAGGACGTGCAGAGCGGGGGCAAGGCCCTGGGCTTCCCGGGCAAGGAGGTGCAGTACCGCCCGCTCGCCGACTACGCCTACCTCGCCCTCGCCGTCTCGACGACCTTCGGCACCACCGACGTCGACCTGCGGACGGGACAGGTGCGCCGGACCGCCACGGTGCACACCGTCGTCGCGTTCGTCTTCAACACGGTGGTCCTGGCCGTGGTGGTCAGCCTGCTGGCCTGA
- a CDS encoding methionine synthase — protein MVDVTGIGSWPGTRVREALAVVCGELAQGPRDGVRPVPYLPELPARGPGADMVGRAAHLLVDLPVDLQPQGWRLVDRPGRDAERASSLLTEDLDELAEALDGYAGPLKVQVAGPWTLAAALWRPLGDRVLDDAGATRDVVDSLTEGVRAYLARVQTLVPGAELVLQVDEPSLAAVLLGRIRSESGYRVLRTPDRGEVVTALRQVLDQPAAQVCGVHTCAGDPPVDVVAEAGAGFLALDLAQVGRGRFEQVAAAVEGGRLLWAGIDPVATDPLEPLLRRWHEVGLPVAALADVGLTPACGLASASPAEALRTTRSLSQVASRLAEAAVA, from the coding sequence GTGGTCGACGTCACCGGTATCGGATCCTGGCCCGGCACCCGGGTGCGCGAGGCGCTCGCGGTGGTCTGCGGCGAGCTCGCGCAGGGTCCGCGCGACGGCGTCCGCCCCGTCCCCTACCTGCCCGAGCTGCCCGCCCGCGGCCCCGGCGCTGACATGGTCGGGCGGGCCGCGCACCTGCTCGTGGACCTCCCGGTCGACCTGCAGCCGCAGGGGTGGCGGCTGGTGGACCGCCCGGGTCGCGACGCCGAGCGCGCCTCCTCCCTGCTCACCGAGGACCTGGACGAGCTGGCCGAGGCGCTCGACGGGTATGCCGGTCCGCTCAAGGTCCAGGTCGCCGGCCCCTGGACGCTCGCCGCCGCGCTGTGGCGTCCGCTCGGCGACCGCGTGCTCGACGACGCCGGGGCGACCCGGGACGTGGTGGACTCGCTGACCGAGGGGGTGCGGGCCTACCTCGCGCGGGTGCAGACCCTGGTGCCGGGCGCAGAGCTGGTCCTGCAGGTGGACGAGCCCTCGCTCGCCGCCGTGCTGCTGGGCCGGATCCGCTCCGAGTCGGGCTACCGCGTGCTGCGCACGCCGGACCGCGGCGAGGTCGTGACCGCGCTGCGGCAGGTGCTCGACCAGCCCGCTGCGCAGGTATGCGGTGTCCACACCTGCGCCGGCGACCCGCCGGTGGACGTGGTCGCGGAGGCGGGGGCGGGGTTCCTCGCGCTGGACCTCGCGCAGGTCGGGCGGGGGCGGTTCGAGCAGGTCGCGGCGGCGGTCGAGGGAGGCCGTCTGCTGTGGGCGGGCATCGACCCGGTCGCCACCGACCCCCTCGAGCCGCTGCTGCGCCGGTGGCACGAGGTCGGGCTCCCGGTCGCCGCGCTCGCCGACGTCGGCCTCACCCCGGCCTGCGGGCTGGCGTCGGCGAGCCCTGCGGAGGCGCTGCGGACGACGCGCAGCCTCTCCCAGGTCGCGTCCAGGCTCGCCGAGGCGGCTGTCGCCTAG
- a CDS encoding cysteine desulfurase family protein produces MNTTPSHHPQAAHAYLDHAATTPVLDEVVEVVAREMRETGNASSLHDPGRRARRVVEESREQVAEALGVRPSEVVFTSGGTEADNLAVKGTYAARRAADPARDRIVVSGIEHHAVLDPVEHLVTHEGARVTWVEPDAQGRITPDALERALDADGGPGTAALVSVMWANNEVGTIQPVPELAALAREHGIPIHSDAVQALGQAPLDLSAVDLGVVTGHKIGGTLGVGVLTAGRDQAPVPLTHGGGQERGLRSGTLDTAAIAGLALAVTHAAEHQASHARHLARLRDALVEGALALDPGITVSGPWTPGDTTERLAGNAHLRVADCEGDSLLYLLDAAGVACSTGSACQAGVPRPSHVLLAMGIPEEEAKGALRLTLGHASSQADVDAFLAALPPALERARRAHAASRPSTARSA; encoded by the coding sequence ATGAACACGACGCCCAGCCACCACCCCCAGGCCGCCCACGCCTACCTCGACCACGCCGCGACGACGCCGGTGCTGGACGAGGTGGTCGAGGTCGTCGCGCGGGAGATGCGTGAGACCGGCAACGCCAGCTCGCTGCACGATCCGGGCCGCCGGGCGCGGCGCGTCGTCGAGGAGTCGCGCGAGCAGGTCGCCGAGGCGCTGGGGGTCCGGCCCTCCGAGGTGGTCTTCACCTCCGGCGGCACCGAGGCGGACAACCTCGCCGTCAAGGGCACGTATGCCGCCCGCCGGGCCGCCGACCCGGCGCGCGACCGCATCGTGGTCAGCGGCATCGAGCACCACGCCGTCCTCGACCCGGTCGAGCACCTGGTCACCCACGAGGGCGCGCGGGTCACCTGGGTCGAGCCGGACGCGCAGGGCCGCATCACCCCCGACGCGCTCGAGCGGGCGCTGGACGCCGACGGCGGCCCCGGCACCGCCGCGCTGGTCAGCGTCATGTGGGCCAACAACGAGGTCGGCACGATCCAGCCGGTGCCCGAGCTCGCGGCGCTCGCGCGGGAGCACGGCATACCGATCCACTCCGACGCCGTGCAGGCCCTCGGCCAGGCGCCGCTCGACCTCAGCGCGGTCGACCTCGGCGTCGTCACCGGCCACAAGATCGGCGGCACCCTCGGGGTCGGCGTGCTCACCGCCGGGCGCGACCAGGCGCCGGTGCCCCTCACCCACGGCGGCGGCCAGGAGCGGGGGCTGCGCTCCGGCACCCTCGACACCGCCGCCATAGCCGGGCTCGCGCTCGCGGTCACGCACGCGGCCGAGCACCAGGCCAGCCACGCCCGCCACCTCGCCCGGCTCCGTGACGCCCTCGTGGAGGGCGCGCTCGCCCTCGACCCCGGCATCACCGTCTCCGGCCCCTGGACCCCGGGGGACACCACCGAGCGGCTCGCCGGCAACGCCCACCTGCGGGTCGCCGACTGCGAGGGCGACTCGCTGCTCTACCTCCTCGACGCCGCCGGCGTCGCCTGCTCGACCGGGTCGGCGTGCCAGGCAGGGGTGCCGCGGCCCAGCCACGTGCTGCTGGCGATGGGCATACCGGAGGAGGAGGCGAAGGGCGCGCTGCGGCTCACCCTCGGCCACGCGTCGAGCCAGGCCGACGTCGACGCCTTCCTCGCCGCGCTGCCGCCCGCGCTGGAGCGCGCCCGCCGCGCCCACGCCGCGAGCCGCCCCTCGACGGCGAGGAGCGCCTGA
- a CDS encoding glycosyltransferase family 2 protein, translating to MGDVASGTGPQHEGISVSVVVPVHDAMPYLESLLRPLAAQDLDETAFEVILVDDGSTDGGPAVLDAWAGGRPRARVVHQDNSGWPGRPRNRGLDLARGRYVSLAEADDELGPEALRRMVEFADEHGSDVLVPRSVGVGRSVPHLFRATRVDADLERVFHTLTPQRLFRRSFLEREQLRFPEEKVRLEDGMMLARAYLLADRVSYLGGYAFYRLTLRDDGRNISSQTIDPDGYTWSVAEVSRLVREHDPDPGRADRIVLDLYRRKCLNHYRPARWAETSPERRRQFLAAH from the coding sequence GTGGGCGACGTCGCGTCGGGCACCGGTCCGCAGCACGAGGGCATCAGCGTGTCCGTCGTCGTGCCGGTCCACGACGCCATGCCCTACCTCGAGTCGTTGCTGCGCCCGCTGGCCGCGCAGGACCTGGACGAGACGGCCTTCGAGGTGATCCTCGTGGACGACGGCTCGACCGACGGCGGCCCGGCGGTGCTCGACGCCTGGGCGGGCGGGCGCCCGCGGGCGAGGGTGGTCCACCAGGACAACAGCGGCTGGCCCGGGCGGCCCCGCAACCGGGGCCTGGACCTGGCCCGCGGCCGCTACGTCTCTCTCGCCGAGGCCGACGACGAGCTGGGCCCGGAGGCACTGCGCCGCATGGTGGAGTTCGCCGACGAGCACGGCAGCGACGTCCTCGTCCCGCGCTCGGTCGGCGTGGGGCGGTCCGTGCCCCACCTCTTCCGGGCGACGCGGGTCGACGCCGACCTGGAGCGGGTCTTCCACACGCTCACGCCGCAGAGGCTCTTCCGGCGCAGCTTCCTGGAGCGCGAGCAGCTGCGCTTCCCCGAGGAGAAGGTGCGGCTCGAGGACGGGATGATGCTCGCCCGCGCCTACCTCCTGGCCGACCGGGTGTCCTACCTCGGCGGGTATGCCTTCTACCGTCTCACCCTGCGCGACGACGGGCGCAACATCAGCTCGCAGACCATCGACCCGGACGGCTACACCTGGTCGGTCGCCGAGGTGAGCAGGCTGGTCCGGGAGCACGACCCGGACCCCGGTCGCGCCGACCGGATCGTGCTCGACCTCTACCGGCGCAAGTGCCTCAACCACTACCGCCCGGCCCGGTGGGCCGAGACCTCCCCGGAGCGACGCCGCCAGTTCCTGGCCGCGCACTAG
- a CDS encoding electron transfer flavoprotein subunit beta/FixA family protein, translated as MNIVVCVKYVPDAQGDRAFEADHTTDREGVDGILSELDEYAVEEALKIVEEGEGEVTVLTMGPDDAATAIKKSLQMGAHKGVHVLDDAIAGSDSVATSLILAEAITKIGDVDLVLTGLASTDGVMSVVPAMLAERLGMPQVTFASELTVGDGSVTIRRDNESFSETVEASLPAVVSVTDQINEPRYPSFKGIMAAKKKPVETWGLDDLDIDVSQVGLGAAWTMVTDTKARPPREAGQVVTDEGQGGEALAQFLADRKLA; from the coding sequence GTGAACATCGTCGTCTGTGTGAAGTACGTTCCCGACGCCCAGGGCGACCGCGCCTTCGAGGCCGACCACACCACCGACCGTGAGGGTGTCGACGGCATCCTCTCCGAGCTGGACGAGTATGCCGTCGAGGAGGCGCTGAAGATCGTCGAGGAGGGCGAGGGCGAGGTGACCGTGCTCACCATGGGCCCGGACGACGCCGCCACCGCGATCAAGAAGAGCCTGCAGATGGGCGCCCACAAGGGCGTGCACGTGCTCGACGACGCCATCGCCGGCTCGGACTCGGTCGCGACCTCGCTCATCCTGGCCGAGGCGATCACCAAGATCGGCGACGTCGACCTCGTGCTCACCGGCCTGGCCTCGACCGACGGCGTGATGTCGGTCGTCCCGGCGATGCTCGCCGAGCGCCTGGGTATGCCGCAGGTCACCTTCGCCTCCGAGCTCACCGTGGGCGACGGGTCCGTGACGATCCGCCGCGACAACGAGTCCTTCTCCGAGACCGTCGAGGCCAGCCTGCCGGCCGTCGTGTCGGTCACGGACCAGATCAACGAGCCGCGCTACCCCTCCTTCAAGGGGATCATGGCGGCGAAGAAGAAGCCGGTCGAGACCTGGGGCCTGGACGACCTCGACATCGACGTCTCCCAGGTCGGGCTCGGCGCCGCGTGGACGATGGTCACCGACACCAAGGCCCGCCCCCCGCGCGAGGCCGGCCAGGTCGTCACCGACGAGGGCCAGGGCGGCGAGGCGCTCGCCCAGTTCCTCGCCGACCGCAAGCTCGCCTGA
- the mnmA gene encoding tRNA 2-thiouridine(34) synthase MnmA produces MRVVAAMSGGVDSAVAAARMLDAGHEVVGVHLALAQSASTLRESARGCCTIEDAGDARRVADRLGIPFYVWDMAQRFREDVVEDFEREYAAGRTPNPCLRCNEKIKFAALLDKALALGFDAVATGHYAQVEEHDDADAPGGVRRELHRAVDDAKDQSYVLGVLDADQLARSFFPLGDTTKPQIREEARERGFSVAKKPDSHDICFIADGDTRGYLAKRLGERPGPIVDPDGEVLGEHGGAHGYTVGQRRGLGLKVPPADGSKRYVVSTDTRTNTVVVGPEELLGVDLLEGEHLRWCGTPPAAGTEMELGAQIRAHGREYPARVSMREDAGEGIPAGVTVRLAERVRGVAPGQSVVLYDGTRVVGSATITGTGRAAC; encoded by the coding sequence ATGCGCGTCGTCGCCGCCATGAGCGGCGGGGTCGACTCGGCCGTCGCGGCAGCCCGCATGCTCGACGCCGGCCATGAGGTCGTCGGCGTCCACCTCGCCCTCGCGCAGTCCGCCTCGACCCTGCGCGAGTCGGCCCGCGGCTGCTGCACCATCGAGGACGCCGGCGACGCCCGCCGGGTCGCGGACCGGCTCGGCATCCCCTTCTACGTCTGGGACATGGCGCAGCGCTTCCGCGAGGACGTCGTCGAGGACTTCGAGAGGGAGTATGCCGCCGGCCGCACCCCCAACCCCTGCCTGCGCTGCAACGAGAAGATCAAGTTCGCCGCGCTGCTCGACAAGGCGCTCGCTCTCGGCTTCGACGCCGTCGCGACCGGCCACTACGCCCAGGTCGAGGAGCACGACGACGCCGACGCCCCCGGCGGGGTCCGGCGCGAGCTGCACCGCGCCGTGGACGACGCCAAGGACCAGTCCTACGTGCTCGGCGTGCTCGACGCGGACCAGCTGGCCCGCAGCTTCTTCCCGCTCGGCGACACCACCAAGCCGCAGATCCGCGAGGAGGCGCGCGAGCGCGGCTTCTCGGTGGCGAAGAAGCCGGATAGCCACGACATCTGCTTCATCGCCGACGGCGACACCCGCGGCTACCTCGCGAAGCGCCTCGGCGAGCGGCCCGGCCCGATCGTCGACCCCGACGGCGAGGTGCTGGGCGAGCACGGGGGCGCGCACGGCTACACCGTCGGCCAGCGACGTGGCCTGGGGCTGAAGGTCCCGCCGGCCGACGGCAGCAAGCGGTATGTCGTCTCCACCGACACCCGCACCAACACCGTCGTCGTCGGCCCCGAGGAGCTGCTCGGCGTAGACCTCCTCGAGGGGGAGCACCTGCGGTGGTGCGGCACCCCGCCGGCGGCCGGCACCGAGATGGAGCTGGGCGCGCAGATCCGGGCCCACGGCCGGGAGTACCCCGCCCGGGTGAGCATGCGGGAGGACGCGGGCGAGGGCATACCGGCGGGGGTCACGGTGCGCCTCGCCGAGCGGGTCCGGGGCGTCGCACCCGGCCAGTCCGTGGTGCTCTACGACGGCACCCGGGTGGTGGGCTCGGCCACCATCACCGGCACGGGGCGCGCCGCGTGCTGA
- a CDS encoding enoyl-CoA hydratase/isomerase family protein: MSRTVPTASDLVRVEVEDGIATIRVDRPKMNPLSIEVQDALGEAAGIVADDDEVGAVVLYGGEKVFAAGADIKEMQDMSYADMVRRAPVIQECFSAVARIPKPVVAAIEGYALGAGNELALCADFRVAASDAKLGQPEILLGVVPGAGGSQRLARLVGPARAKDLVFSGRMVDADEALAMGLVDRVAEPGQAYQVAREMVSRYVGGPTLALRAAKEAIDRGLDGDLETGLAIEAMQFAGVFATEDRKIGMTSFVEEGPGKARFTGR; this comes from the coding sequence GTGAGCAGGACCGTCCCCACCGCCAGCGACCTCGTCCGGGTCGAGGTCGAGGACGGCATCGCCACGATCCGGGTCGACCGGCCGAAGATGAACCCGCTCTCGATCGAGGTGCAGGACGCCCTCGGCGAGGCCGCCGGGATCGTCGCCGACGACGACGAGGTCGGGGCGGTCGTCCTCTACGGCGGTGAGAAGGTCTTCGCCGCCGGCGCGGACATCAAGGAGATGCAGGACATGTCCTACGCGGACATGGTCCGGCGCGCGCCGGTCATCCAGGAGTGCTTCTCCGCCGTGGCCCGGATCCCCAAGCCGGTCGTCGCCGCGATCGAGGGGTATGCCCTCGGCGCGGGCAACGAGCTCGCGCTGTGCGCCGACTTCCGGGTCGCGGCCTCGGACGCCAAGCTCGGGCAGCCGGAGATCCTGCTCGGGGTCGTCCCCGGGGCCGGCGGCAGCCAGCGGCTCGCGCGGCTGGTCGGCCCGGCGAGGGCGAAGGACCTCGTCTTCAGCGGGCGGATGGTCGACGCGGACGAGGCCCTGGCCATGGGCCTGGTGGACCGCGTCGCGGAGCCGGGACAGGCATACCAGGTCGCGCGGGAGATGGTGTCCCGCTACGTCGGCGGCCCCACCCTCGCGCTGCGCGCGGCCAAGGAGGCGATCGACCGCGGGCTCGACGGCGACCTCGAGACCGGGCTGGCGATCGAGGCGATGCAGTTCGCCGGCGTCTTCGCCACCGAGGACCGCAAGATCGGCATGACCTCCTTCGTCGAGGAGGGCCCGGGCAAGGCGCGCTTCACCGGCCGCTGA
- a CDS encoding electron transfer flavoprotein subunit alpha/FixB family protein encodes MSEVLVLVDHVDGDVRKTTAEMLTAARRLGEPSAVFVGQGYESAKEDLARYGAEKVYLAQDAVYTDHLVAPVAELLADLVGRVSPVAVLVASSNDGKEVAARLAIKTGSGIVTDAVDVQPVDGGVGTTQSVFAGSYTVTTTVTRGTPVVTVKPNSVSAEESPATPTEEEVSVEVSESAKAARITNRAEKEKSGRPSLTEAAIVVSGGRGTGGDFGPVESFADSLGAAVGASRAAVDAGWYPHSHQVGQTGVSVSPQLYVAAGISGAIQHRAGMQTSKTIVAVNKDEEAPIFELVDFGVVGDLFTVLPQAADKVQQNKG; translated from the coding sequence ATGAGTGAAGTCCTCGTCCTGGTCGACCACGTCGACGGAGACGTCCGCAAGACCACCGCCGAGATGCTGACCGCCGCCCGCCGCCTCGGCGAGCCCTCGGCCGTCTTCGTCGGTCAGGGGTATGAGTCCGCCAAGGAGGACCTGGCGCGCTACGGCGCCGAGAAGGTCTACCTCGCGCAGGACGCCGTCTACACCGACCACCTCGTGGCGCCGGTCGCCGAGCTGCTCGCCGACCTCGTCGGCCGGGTCTCGCCGGTGGCCGTGCTCGTGGCCTCGAGCAACGACGGCAAGGAGGTCGCCGCCCGGCTCGCGATCAAGACCGGGTCCGGCATCGTCACCGACGCCGTCGACGTGCAGCCGGTCGACGGCGGCGTCGGCACGACGCAGTCGGTCTTCGCCGGCAGCTACACCGTGACGACCACGGTGACCAGGGGTACCCCGGTCGTCACCGTCAAGCCCAACAGCGTCAGCGCGGAGGAGTCCCCGGCGACCCCGACCGAGGAGGAGGTGTCGGTGGAGGTGTCCGAGTCGGCGAAGGCCGCGCGCATCACCAACCGCGCCGAGAAGGAGAAGTCGGGCCGCCCCTCGCTCACCGAGGCGGCGATCGTCGTCTCCGGCGGGCGCGGCACCGGCGGCGACTTCGGCCCGGTCGAGTCCTTCGCCGACTCGCTCGGCGCCGCGGTCGGCGCCTCGCGGGCCGCGGTGGACGCCGGGTGGTACCCCCACTCCCACCAGGTCGGCCAGACCGGTGTCTCGGTCAGCCCGCAGCTGTATGTCGCGGCCGGCATCTCCGGCGCGATCCAGCACCGCGCGGGCATGCAGACCTCCAAGACGATCGTCGCGGTCAACAAGGACGAGGAGGCCCCGATCTTCGAGCTCGTGGACTTCGGCGTCGTCGGCGACCTCTTCACCGTCCTGCCCCAGGCGGCCGACAAGGTGCAGCAGAACAAGGGCTGA